From Plasmodium brasilianum strain Bolivian I chromosome 3, whole genome shotgun sequence, the proteins below share one genomic window:
- a CDS encoding hypothetical protein (conserved Plasmodium protein) — protein MIKIKSSKCITKANKCGKGKKRRLEINQICNESEKKTEDMGKNRSTKNGEEREKKSPNERSAYSERENTIIENSELAGKLKASKITKHHKRNESVHFSKKKEKISLHQKFRHEDKKNVNKKKGNQISNAFRKIGKSLEQTQGRTIRSKKNSTYERKNKNENKIIVNNEREENVMNVTNNDDMKNSGNSEMSDINGSEINDSNSNEINDINSSEINDINSSEINDINSSEINDINSSEINDINSSEINDINSSEINDINSSEINDINSSEINDINSSEINDINSSEINDSNSEICKNCEPTELENTYESDSELLEQSSTCNSSLTVVSVNTEEDNNINSTFIGMLERVHYGEILCLSENNNLMSNPNIMETFEIHKVFDDNNDNDGDKLNCMHLNSKLEESNIDDNKSGEDCLINNEQNIYENSNKSKQDKEHSKEYEVKKRIIQNEISRKILLFLPFYKKRIFIDAITEYFEKEGSKNRECRDDLKTQCYDIIKEIHSSKTSDGTPFNNNNRNNELLNKYFCEKLNNNKYDIKLEMDYYEFEFFCIFFLTYFRFLLYLSGFINSSFLYHSNEIHFNLFVLNRYHYFVDHFYLNDDTSPFTHEEAKDIICTYKKCIICVLDYLDAFYPFLLLIYNVITYVHRRSKRITQYLERNEILTVKNNNPDKRCSDGNFYQPNSCIQNTPHRDKYPIHMTTQIINKFDIIKKINKIKRKFFKRNYNKFMLMITEKLSNYWVNNYAYDELNDVQITVLDYYIEKMILNIKNNMFIKYIICSIVLKLNSILSKLEKKSYSKEEEQICTINILTISTLLKYESLKKMKKKDKWLLLLKHNYFYIEKSYYFFKELHEKKIIYYQIQNLFRSILKFKINIVHNPFIQYFYITDFKNKNMDMIYDYIYRINSNHQKDTIITLFIYKRLIYKLHFNVTYYGLLYSIYNSLKFLFLEKSYIYLIKNNNIMKNKFMYLFNTTIKSLNFEIYKNVVIPTKNIVKNYFFNLENTVIKNILLHSTKKLTQMRFRGHTCTYVDFSCHYEKQLSEELFRFLQNDRTHKVDKYYLVKEMEQIIKQIKNKL, from the coding sequence atgataaaaataaaatcatccAAATGTATAACGAAAGCAAATAAATGTggtaaaggaaaaaagaggAGATTGGAAATAAACCAAATATGTAATGAGagcgaaaaaaaaactgaAGATATGGGGAAGAATAGGTCAACTAAGAATGGAGAGGAGAGAGAGAAAAAATCACCGAATGAAAGAAGTGCATATAGTGAAAGGGAAAATACTATTATAGAAAATTCTGAACTTGCAGGAAAATTGAAGGCTTCAAAAATTACCAAACACcataaaagaaatgaatCTGTACACTTTTCcaaaaagaaagagaaaatttCGTTACATCAAAAATTCAGGcatgaagataaaaaaaatgtcaacaaaaaaaaaggaaatcaAATAAGTAACGCCTTCCGGAAAATTGGAAAATCCTTAGAACAGACACAAGGAAGAACTATAAGAAGTAAAAAGAACTCCActtatgaaagaaaaaacaaaaacgaaaataaaattatagttAATAATGAAAGAGAAGAAAATGTAATGAATGTAACTAACAACGATGACATGAAGAACAGTGGTAACAGCGAAATGAGTGACATCAACGGCAGCGAAATAAATGATAGCAACAGCAACGAAATAAATGACATTAACAGTAGCGAAATAAATGACATTAACAGTAGCGAAATAAATGACATTAACAGCAGCGAAATAAATGACATTAACAGTAGCGAAATAAATGACATTAACAGCAGCGAAATAAATGACATTAACAGTAGCGAAATAAATGACATTAACAGTAGCGAAATAAATGACATTAACAGTAGCGAAATAAATGACATTAACAGTAGCGAAATAAATGACATTAACAGCAGCGAAATAAATGACAGCAACAGTGAAATCTGTAAAAATTGTGAACCTACCGAGTTGGAAAACACTTATGAAAGCGACAGTGAGCTGCTCGAGCAAAGCAGTACTTGTAATAGTAGTTTAACAGTTGTAAGTGTAAACACTGAAGAAGATAACAACATCAATAGTACATTCATTGGAATGTTAGAACGAGTTCATTATGGGGAAATTTTGTGTTTAAGTGAAAATAACAATTTGATGAGTAATCCTAACATAATGGAAACGTTCGAGATACATAAAGTTtttgatgataataatgataatgatggGGATAAATTAAATTGCATGCACCTGAACAGCAAATTGGAGGAGTCAAATATTGATGATAATAAATCTGGAGAAGATTgcttaataaataatgaacaaaatatatatgagaaTTCAAATAAATCCAAACAGGATAAGGAACACAGTAAAGAatatgaagtaaaaaaaaggatcatacaaaatgaaatatcaagaaaaatattattgtttcTTCCCTTCTATAAAAAACGTATATTTATAGATGCAATTACAGAGTATTTTGAAAAGGAAGGATCAAAAAATAGAGAATGTAGAGATGATTTGAAGACACAATGTTATGACATTATTAAGGAAATACATAGTTCTAAAACATCCGATGGTACACCTtttaacaacaataatagaaataacgaactattaaataaatatttttgtgaaaaattaaataataataaatatgatataaaattagaaatggATTACTACGAATTTGaatttttctgtattttttttttaacttattttcggtttttattatatttatcagGATTTATAAATTCTTCTTTCCTTTACCATTCTAAtgaaatacattttaatttattcgtTCTGAACAGATATCATTACTTTGTTGACCATTTTTACTTAAACGATGATACCTCTCCATTTACCCATGAAGAAGCAAAagatattatatgtacatacaaaaaGTGTATCATATGTGTCTTAGATTATCTGGACGCTTTTTACCCTTTCTTACTGCTTATATACAACGTTATTACTTATGTTCATAGAAGATCAAAAAGGATTACCCAATATTTAGAGAGAAATGAAATTCTCACtgtaaaaaacaataatccTGATAAGAGATGCTCAGATGGGAATTTTTATCAACCGAACAGCTGTATACAGAACACGCCACATAGGGACAAATATCCCATCCATATGACTACacaaattattaacaaattcgatataatcaaaaaaataaataaaattaaaaggaagTTCTTTAAACGTAACTACAACAAATTCATGTTAATGATTACGGAAAAGCTAAGTAACTATTGGGTTAATAACTACGCGTATGATGAACTGAACGATGTACAAATAACAGTCCTAgattattatatagaaaaaatgattctaaacataaaaaataatatgtttataaagTATATCATTTGCTCAATTGttctaaaattaaattcaattttgtcaaaattagaaaaaaaatcctATTCAAAGGAAGAAGAACAAATTTGTacaataaacattttaactATTTCAAcactattaaaatatgaatctttaaaaaaaatgaaaaaaaaagataaatggTTACTCTTACTTAAacacaattatttttacattgaAAAAAGCTACTACTTCTTTAAAGAATTGCacgaaaagaaaattatttattatcaaatacaaaatttatttagGTCCATtctaaaatttaaaataaatatagttcATAACCCATTTATTCAGTATTTCTATATTACAgattttaagaataaaaacatGGATATGATTTATGATTACATCTATCGCATAAATAGTAATCATCAAAAGGATACTATAATAACcttgtttatttataaaagattAATTTACAAACTTCATTTTAATGTCACATACTATGGGTTACTGTATTCGATTTACAACTCTTTAAAATTCCTGTTTTTAGAAAAAtcgtatatttatttaataaagaacaataatataatgaaaaacaaatttatgtatttatttaatactactattaaatctttaaattttgaaatatataaaaacgtCGTTATTCCAACAAAAAACATAGttaaaaactattttttcaatttagaaaatacagttataaaaaatatattattacattcaacaaaaaaattgacACAAATGAGATTTAGAGggcatacatgtacatatgtggaTTTTTCTTGTCATTATGAAAAACAACTTAGTGAAGAGTTATTCAGATTTCTGCAAAATGATAGGACACACAAAGTAGATAAGTATTATTTGGTAAAAGAAATGgaacaaattataaaacaaataaaaaacaaattgtga
- a CDS encoding hypothetical protein (conserved Plasmodium protein), giving the protein MYAHKEELKNYFNEIKLKGSFCYDFNTGDSRNVDYITKLKCDLLNSYNNSELNDIDNFKAHASNDVENKNSSKRNNSGSSSSSSSNNYNNEGSNGIEDSNNDSSSGSKHRKELLNLLDNISYLNENSCYNKNNSYNKNNNAPPKGKRELSQNDYLNIKKSRLINNLNYFMRVCCNKSSYIKFINHYFNIIYSNSINVLFKYECILQKFAEQNEKNLTENDYYNGYINLNKIPILMNEYNLLNGMKLDINNNQEYLKNNSNLESNVLNFINVYDNLTVNFFNHIFTKINNNEMNIQNSNVDYIIHNFLQKKKLLKENVFNLLLNISESYEIKYCNVITDLKNDEHVKERNERIIFEMLKNKVEGRFSNFNKGEDFSNYDDIMNNDHGNKNFNAAYNYDIEQDSCSKINNSTEPDNWCKPKKGEMYVKGNNENMNMIKGKESDTTNTFCKIKSSNLSNSNSNSNSNNMTSNNTDTTTTSVATTATVVTAATVSTALTTATAATDCVGGVSETTISSRVNHHNDEDGIAIAYSTGVDISINSYSNGVEKKGNVFLNDMKEMLNKEIGTYDCCYRQKEEGEEKEEDHDDNDNDSSNDNTYDNDDEHANKNANAIDNIYKFLKNNTFIPNNNIYTDFVENGNDIFLNKIKKSDKNAYFKLIEKFDRMYNIINEFKSNLKTSPVNEDTINNDNENFQKHRKRKFINDEYELKNANHTKRCLRNCNCKKIQPVKRSKRIINKTEISKGKKMK; this is encoded by the exons atgtATGCGCATAAGGAAGAGCTAAAGAATTactttaatgaaataaaattaaagggTTCGTTTTGTTATGATTTTAACACAGGGGACTCACGTAATGTTGATTATATAACAAAGTTAAAATGTGATTTACTAAATAGTTACAATAATAGCGAATTAAATGATATTGACAATTTTAAGGCACATGCAAGTAATGatgtagaaaataaaaatagtagtaAGAGAAATAACAGTGGTAGCAGcagcagtagcagtagtaataattataacaatgaGGGAAGTAATGGCATTGAAGACAGCAACAATGATAGCAGCAGCGGTAGTAAGCATAGGAAGGAGTTGCTTAACCTTTTAGACAACATCAgctatttaaatgaaaactcgtgctataataaaaataattcatacaataaaaataataacgcCCCTCCAAAag GAAAACGAGAACTCAGTCAAAATGATTATTTGAACATTAAGAAGAGCagattaattaataatttgaattaCTTCATGCGGGTGTGTTGCAATAAGAGTTCgtacataaaatttataaatcaTTACTTcaacataatatatagtaatagTATTAACGTATTATTTAAGTATGAGTGTATCTTACAAAAGTTTGCAGAgcagaatgaaaaaaatttaacagaAAACGATTATTATAACGGATACATAAACTTAAATAAGATTCCAATTCTAATGAATGAATATAACTTACTTAATGGTATGAAATTAGACATAAATAACAAtcaagaatatttaaaaaataactcGAACCTAGAAAGTaatgtattaaattttatcaatgtatatgataatttaactgttaacttttttaatcatatatttacaaaaattaataataatgaaatgaatatacaaaattcTAATGTTGactatataattcataattttcttcaaaagaaaaagttattaaaagaaaatgtatttaatttattattaaatattagtGAGTCTTATGAAATAAAGTACTGTAATGTTATTactgatttaaaaaatgatgaacatgtaaaggaaagaaatgaaagaataattttcgaaatgttaaaaaataaagttgaAGGAAGATTTAGCAATTTTAATAAGGGAGAAGATTTTTCTAATTATGATGATATCATGAATAATGACCatggtaataaaaatttcaatgCAGCTTACAATTATGACATTGAACAAGACAGTTGTtccaaaattaataatagtacTGAACCTGATAATTGGTGTAAAccaaaaaaaggagaaatgTATGTTAAgggaaataatgaaaacatGAACATGATTAAAGGAAAGGAAAGTGATACAACCAACactttttgtaaaataaaaagtagtaatcttagtaatagtaatagtaatagtaatagtaataacatgACAAGTAATAACACTGATACCACTACTACTTCTGTAGCCACGACTGCTACAGTTGTTACAGCAGCTACTGTTTCCACTGCTTTAACCACTGCGACGGCTGCTACCGACTGTGTGGGGGGTGTTTCAGAAACAACTATCAGTAGTAGGGTGAATCATCATAATGATGAGGATGGTATTGCTATTGCGTATTCGACGGGTGTCGATATTTCAATAAACTCTTATAGTAATGGTGttgaaaaaaaggggaaCGTGTTCCTAAATGATATGAAGGAAATGCTAAACAAAGAAATTGGTACCTATGATTGTTGCTACAGACAAAAGGAAGAAGGGGAAGAAAAAGAGGAAGATCATGATGACAATGATAATGACAGTTCGAATGACAATACCTATGACAATGATGATGAACATGCAAACAAGAATGCTAACGCGATAGATAACATATACAAATTCCTTAAGAACAATACTTTTATtccaaataataatatatatacagattTTGTTGAAAATGGTAAtgacatatttttaaataaaataaaaaagagtgataaaaatgcatatttcaaattaatagaaaaatttgatcgaatgtataatataataaatgaatttaaaagTAACCTGAAAACTAGCCCAGTGAACGAAGATactataaataatgataatgagaATTTTCAGAAACAtagaaagagaaaatttattaacgATGAATATGAATTGAAAAATGCCAATCATACGAAAAGATGTTTAAGAAACTGTAATTGTAAAAAGATTCAACCCgttaaaagaagtaaaagaattattaataaaactgAAATatcaaaaggaaaaaaaatgaaataa
- a CDS encoding pre-mRNA-splicing factor CLF1: MKENGLGSFKLFLWKYWFDVLLIFKKVEEYIKEIQVLVNKEDTMSVNSKKVQVKNKSAADIQITAEQLINEALDLEEVERKVNYNLIDEDELNEYKITKRKEFEDKIRKRRYLISTYIKYALWEIKQKDIKRARSIFERALNIDYTNKNLWLKYVEVELTNKNINSARNLLERVVLLLPLENTFWKKYAHLEEILNNFVNTRNIYERWIKWKIDETSFLCYINFEERCKEISKCREIFERLIVSIPKLECFYKFIRFEKKYKNIDRARACFEKCIQLFPSSFLDENFYIYFCNFEEENNEYERCRKIYIEALKRLPKDKSELLYKNFLQFQKKYANKEELDQTLILKERIYYEEELKKSPADYDIWFNYIKLEESNINLINKDKSIVRIRELYERAICVVPLVSNKKFWKRYIYIWINYSIFEELYAENIERARQVYKNIFKILSKQNFTFKKIYILYANFELRQLEIQNVRSIYNHAIENVKKEKIFEEYCDIELRLGNIKECREIYAKYVESFPFNSKAWLSMINFELSLDEVERARQIAEIAIHLDDMKLPELIWKNYIDLEINLQEYERAKNLYERLLNITQHYKVYKSYAEFQYIYFDDIIRCREILEDGIEFCKKNELANERCILINFLYEIEKDYGDKEVIEKTSKRLPKKVKRKVIKNNEDEMVEEYITYVFPDDGNQSQNMKILQKALEWKKQMEERKKKEDEEKRREKDKEEKQEEEDEEEEDEEEEDEEEEDEEEEDEEEEDEEEEDGEEEDEEEEDGEEDEDNEKENKEEQKEEER; this comes from the exons atgaaagagaATGGTTTAGGCTCTTTCAAGTTGTTTCTATG gAAATACTGGTTTGATGttctattaatatttaaaaaagtagaagagtacattaaa GAGATACAAGTTTTAGTAAATAAAGAGGATACTATGAGTGTAAATAGTAAGAAGGTGCAG GTGAAGAACAAGAGCGCGGCCGACATTCAGATAACGGCAGAACAGCTAATAAACGAAGCGCTAGATTTAGAAGAAGTTGAGAGGAAGGTAAACTACAATTTAATTGATGAGGAcgaattaaatgaatataagaTAACTAAAAGGAAAGAATTTGAAGATAAGATAAGAAAAAGGAGGTATTTAATAAGTAcctatataaaatatgctcTTTgggaaataaaacaaaaagatataaaaagagCTAGATCTATTTTTGAAAGAGCTTTAAATATAGATTATACAAACAAGAATTTATGGTTAAAATATGTAGAAGTTGagttaacaaataaaaatattaacagtgCAAGGAATTTACTAGAGAGAgtagttttattattaccattagAGAATACCTTTTGGAAGAAATATGCACATTTAGAAGagattttaaataattttgtaaatactCGAAATATATACGAAAGATGGATTAAATGGAAAATAGATGAAACATcgtttttatgttatattaattttgaagAAAGATGTAAAGAAATAAGTAAATGTCGAGAAATATTCGAAAGACTTATTGTTAGTATACCCAAACTAGagtgtttttataaatttattagatttgaaaagaaatataaaaatattgatagAGCTAGAGCATGTTTTGAAAAATGTATACAATTATTTCCTTCCTCATTTTTAGATGaaaatttctatatatacttttgtaattttgaagaagaaaataatgagTATGAAAGATGtcgaaaaatatatatagaagcCTTGAAGAGGTTACCAAAAGATAAGAGTGagcttttatataaaaactttttacaatttcaaaaaaaatatgctaaTAAAGAAGAGTTAGATCAAACtctaatattaaaagaaaggATATACTATGaggaagaattaaaaaagagtCCAGCTGATTATGATATATggtttaattatattaaactaGAAGAAtctaatattaatttaataaataaagacaAGTCTATTGTTCGAATAAGAGAATTATATGAAAGGGCAATATGTGTTGTGCCTTTAgtatcaaataaaaaattttggaaaagatacatttatatatggatTAACTATTCTATATTTGAAGAATTATATGCTGAGAATATAGAAAGAGCTAGACAagtgtataaaaatatttttaaaattttaagtaagcaaaattttacatttaaaaagatttatattctttatgCTAATTTTGAATTAAGGCAATTAGAAATTCAAAATGTAAGATCTATATACAATCATGCAATTGAAAACgtgaagaaggaaaaaatatttgaagaaTATTGCGATATAGAATTGCGTCTAGGTAACATCAAGGAATGTAGAGAAATTTACGCTAAGTATGTGGAATCCTTCCCCTTCAACTCGAAG GCATGGTTATCAATGATTAACTTTGAGCTCTCATTGGATGAAGTTGAGAGGGCTCGGCAGATCGCGGAAATAGCTATACACTTGGATGATATGAAGCTGCCTGAACtg ATATGGAAGAATTACATAGACTTAGAAATAAACCTACAGGAGTATGAAAGGGCGAAGAACCTTTATGAGAggttattaaatataactcAACATTATAAG GTTTACAAAAGTTATGCGGAGTTTCAATACATCTACTTCGATGATATAATTCGGTGTAGAGAAATTCTGGAGGACGGAATTGAATTTTGCAAAAAGAATGAATTAGCGAATGAAAGATGTATATTGATaaactttttatatgaaattgAAAAGGATTATGGAGATAAAGAAGTTATTGAAAAAACTTCAAAAAGATTACCCAAAAAAGTTAAGAGGAAAGTCATCAAAAATAATGAGGATGAAATGGTCGAGGAATATATCACCTACGTTTTCCCTGACGACGGAAACCAATcacaa aacATGAAGATACTACAAAAAGCCCTGGAATGGAAGAAGCAAATGGAAGAGAGGAAGAAGAAGGAAGACGAAGAGAAGCGAAGAGAGAAAGATAAGGAAGAAAAACAGGAAGAAGAGGATGAGGAAGAAGAGGACGAGGAAGAAGAGGACGAGGAAGAAGAGGACGAGGAAGAAGAGGAcgaggaagaagaagatgaGGAAGAAGAGGACGGGGAAGAAGAAGATGAGGAAGAAGAGGACGGGGAAGAAGATGaggataatgaaaaagagaaTAAGGAAGAACAGAAAGAGGAAGAAAGATGA
- a CDS encoding alpha/beta hydrolase, translating into MGNVLNQIIFRPHPPSYSKNNKNLHFIKTKHGSTICGFFINNHADITVLFSHGNAEDIGDFVSYFQYKSKRLGLNLFAYDYSGYGQSTGYPTETHLYNDVEAAYDYLTKNLNVPKDSVVAYGRSLGSAASVHIATKRDLLGLILQAPISSIHRVKLKLKFTLPYDLFCNIDKVHLIKCPILFIHGKKDKLLTYHGTEEMIRKTNVNTYYMFIDEGGHNNLESCFGDKVNAALGTFLYILRNNIRENVNSVYNIANISTQKLRNTFILNNTKKIKEQLKERVGGNDTPENKQGVEEKVRSLPKTDELNSIASSVDKWNCKKNVHPVKNNEYGYNSSSSMSTIFGSMESIMKTIPDKTFCENDSSPSIENLATYTCANSNYDNLYNQNYNVNNLKRDNNGNKNAGIDSSERVYKNYNYNINNNSYSSKINSTSNNNKVTGKKNCSSYVYSVKRETSNVDEASSSNANYDKIIRMQNEKMTQVESNSQNPNIKISQMKRNSYKVDRVPRIRQDINNIIEGHNMNNAHKNTNGINSSNDIMNESVKSNNRSYENMNNKDLTKSNYTRINKPCEKISKYGSGCPLSPAVSLASVQKMQHESKEICAKPYFINRNNVRKGMKNNMPDIHKSSFNSFNDFIYDEQKDEIKANNNIVEPVKRDVSSASSTLNNISSLYAYHSVSNEKLT; encoded by the coding sequence atgGGGAATGTATTAAATCAGATAATATTTAGACCACATCCTCCAAGCTATtcgaaaaataataagaatttacattttataaaaacgaAACATGGTAGTACAATATGcggtttttttattaacaaccATGCAGATATCACAGTCTTGTTTAGTCATGGAAATGCAGAGGATATAGGTGATTTTGTAtcttattttcaatataaatCTAAACGATTAGGATTAAATTTGTTTGCATATGACTATAGTGGGTATGGTCAAAGTACAGGATATCCAACTGAAACTCATCTTTATAATGATGTTGAAGCAGCATATGATTATTTAACTAAAAATCTGAATGTTCCTAAAGACAGTGTAGTGGCATATGGTAGAAGTTTAGGTTCTGCTGCTTCAGTACATATAGCAACAAAAAGAGATTTATTAGGTTTAATCTTACAAGCTCCAATATCATCGATTCATAGAGTTAAATTAAAACTTAAATTTACGTTACCttatgatttattttgtaatatagaTAAGGTTCATCTAATAAAATGTCCGATTCTATTTATTCAtggaaaaaaggataaactGTTAACATATCATGGAACCGAGGAAATGATTCGAAAAACGaatgtaaatacatattatatgtttattgaTGAAGGTGGacataataatttagaaaGCTGTTTTGGTGATAAAGTAAATGCTGCTTTAGGaacttttctttatatattgaGAAACAATATACGTGAAAATGTCAACAGCGTATATAACATTGCTAACATCAGTACCCAGAAATTAAGAAATAcctttatattaaataatactaagaaaataaaagaacagTTGAAAGAGAGAGTAGGAGGAAATGATACTCCAGAAAATAAACAAGGAGTAGAAGAAAAGGTTAGAAGTTTACCAAAGACAGATGAGTTGAATTCTATCGCTAGCAGTGTAGATAAATGGAATTGTAAGAAAAATGTACATCcagttaaaaataatgaatatggTTACAATTCTTCTTCTAGTATGAGCACTATATTTGGATCTATGGAATCAATTATGAAAACAATACCAGACAAAACTTTTTGTGAGAATGACAGTTCTCCTAGTATTGAGAATTTAGCAACGTATACATGTGCAAATAGTAATTATGacaatttatataatcaGAATTACAATGTTAACAACTTAAAACGGGATAATAATGGCAATAAGAATGCAGGTATTGATAGTAGTGAAAGAGTCTATAAGAACTACAattataacattaataataacagttacagtagtaaaataaacagcactagtaataataataaggtaactggtaaaaaaaattgctctAGTTATGTCTACTCAGTGAAAAGGGAAACTTCCAACGTGGATGAAGCTTCTAGTAGCAATGCTAATTACGATAAAATAATTAGaatgcaaaatgaaaaaatgacgCAAGTAGAAAGTAATTCACAAAATcctaatattaaaatatcacAAATGAAACGAAATAGCTATAAAGTAGACAGAGTACCAAGGATACGACAAgatattaacaatattattgAGGGgcataatatgaataatgcacataaaaatacaaatggaATTAATAGTAGCAATGATATAATGAATGAAAGTGTTAAAAGTAATAATCGTAGCtatgaaaatatgaataataaggATTTAACAAAATCAAATTATACTAGAATTAATAAACCTTgtgaaaaaatatcaaaatatgGATCAGGATGTCCATTATCTCCTGCTGTGTCCTTAGCCTCTGTACAAAAAATGCAACATGAAAGTAAAGAAATATGTGCGAAaccttattttataaatagaaataatgtACGTAAAGGAATGAAGAATAATATGCCAGATATTCATAAATCAAGTTTTAATAGttttaatgattttatttatgatgAACAAAAGGATGAAATAAAAgccaataataatattgtgGAACCTGTAAAGAGAGATGTTTCCTCTGCTAGTAGTACATTGAATAATATTAGTTCATTATATGCTTATCATTCGGTGTCGAATGAAAAATTAACCTAA